Genomic window (Candidatus Vicinibacter proximus):
AGATAAGGTGCTATTGTTTGAGCCGGCTTATGATTCCTATGCGCCTGCCATAATCGCAAATGGTGGAATTCCAGTTTACCTCCGCTTGCAAGAGCCGGAATTTAACATTCCCTGGGATAAATTTGAAAACCTAATTCATGAACACCAGTTCAAAATTATGCTTTTTAATAATCCCCATAATCCCTGCGGTAGCATTCTCAGTCTTAATGACCTAAAAAAAATCGATGAACTTACACAAAATTTAAATACTCTTCTGCTTTGGGATGAGGTGTATGACCTTTTAGTATTTGATAATATTAAACATATCAGTGCATTAAAATTTAGTTCTCTCATGGAAAGAAGTATAGTCGTATTCTCTATGGGGAAAACCTTGCATAATACTGGTTGGAAAATCGGCTATATTGTCGCTCGAGAATACCTGTCTAAAGAGATAAGGAAACTTCACCAATTTACAGTATTCTCTGTTCATACTCCCTCTCAAATGGCTATAGCAAGATTTATGAAAAATGAACCTCAATTTTTTTCTGAACTATCCGGGTTTTATCAAAGTAAAAGAGACTTGTTTAGATCACTTTTGAAAGACAGTTCATTTAAAGTTTTCCATACTTCAGGTAGTTATTTTGCATTGGCAGACTACTCTAAAGTCAAGAACTGCTCTGATGAAGAAATGGCTTTTATATTAGCAAAGGACTATAAGGTGGCTGCCATCCCAATTTCTGCATTTTATCACGACCACTACGACCCACATTTAATCCGCTTTTGTTTTGCCAAACAAGAGGAGACTATCCTGGAAGCAGTAAAAAGGTTAAAGTCTAACCCAATTACAATAAGTAAAGAATAAATTAGTTATTTCCTTTTATAAATATACCAAAATGCGCGCTTTCCTTACACTACTGATTCTAATTGCAAAAATTACTAGTATTTATTCACAATCAAATAAGTTTAACTTACTAGGACAGGTAGTTGATAGTTCTAATATTCCTTTGGCCTTTGCTTCTATTTACTTGTTGGAGTCTAAAGACAGTAGTTTATTAGACTATACAAGAGCAGAAGAAAATGGAAGTTTTGCATTGAAAAATATTCCATCCAATAATTACCTACTTAAAATTAATTATGTTGGTTATCTACCTCTACAAATTAAAATTGACCCATCTGGATCATCAGTAAATTTAGGTAAAATAATTCTCAAGCCAATTTCTAAAGAACTGTTTGAAGTGGTTATAAAGGCGGCCAAAGCTCCCATGAGCATTCGTGGAGACACTATAGAATACGATGCATCTACTTTCAAGGTTCCGGCTGGTTCGACGCTGGAAGACTTATTGCGTAAACTTCCAGGAATAGAAGTGAACCAGGACGGTTCCATTAAGTCTGAGGGTAGAGATGTCACGCGCATGACCGTTGAAGGTAAACAGTTTTTTGGTGGCGATCCTAAAGCAGCTACCAAGAACCTTCCTGCAGAGGGTATTTCTAAAGTGCAGGTTTTTAATGATGTTTCCGAAGAGGAAAAACTTACTGGAATTAAAGGTAATTCTCAAGACAAGAACATGAATATTACCTTGAAAGATGACTTTAAAAAAGGTGGATTCGGAAAGATTACTGGTGGTATTGGAACTGAAGATCGCGCTGAATTAAAAGGTAACTATAATAAGTTTAATCAAAAAGAACAATTTTCAATATTGGCATCAGGAACCA
Coding sequences:
- a CDS encoding aminotransferase class I/II-fold pyridoxal phosphate-dependent enzyme; protein product: MKYKHKSKLPQSEVSVFARMTALALEYNAINLAQGFPDFNPPAALIDFLYESAKEGLNQYAPMPGLLPLREQISERLLNDYSYNASVDKEITVTAGATQAIYTIISTFIGPGDKVLLFEPAYDSYAPAIIANGGIPVYLRLQEPEFNIPWDKFENLIHEHQFKIMLFNNPHNPCGSILSLNDLKKIDELTQNLNTLLLWDEVYDLLVFDNIKHISALKFSSLMERSIVVFSMGKTLHNTGWKIGYIVAREYLSKEIRKLHQFTVFSVHTPSQMAIARFMKNEPQFFSELSGFYQSKRDLFRSLLKDSSFKVFHTSGSYFALADYSKVKNCSDEEMAFILAKDYKVAAIPISAFYHDHYDPHLIRFCFAKQEETILEAVKRLKSNPITISKE